The following proteins come from a genomic window of Gemmatimonadota bacterium:
- a CDS encoding PadR family transcriptional regulator, which yields MRFSEFFGCEWVDLGGGRFRGGLFDRGDLKFMILKVIAGRPMHGYEVMRALEEESRGCYRASPGSVYPTLQMLEDEGFLTSEKQDGKRVYSVTPEGEAYLAEHEEKVKKIDERIREATEKFFGQDMKNLVDSFSKLAEETFEGAFKWTEDADFMGHVKEILDSASERIEEARGAAREARRAARDASRAAREAAREAARGAKEAAWEAAREAQQAAQRARDAAREAAEARRAAASEQGTPPEEEGAPA from the coding sequence ATGCGGTTCTCGGAGTTCTTCGGGTGCGAGTGGGTGGATCTGGGCGGTGGACGGTTCCGGGGCGGGCTCTTCGACCGCGGGGACCTGAAGTTCATGATCCTCAAGGTGATCGCCGGTCGGCCCATGCACGGATACGAGGTGATGCGGGCCTTGGAGGAGGAGTCCCGAGGCTGCTACCGGGCCAGCCCGGGCTCGGTCTACCCCACCCTGCAGATGCTCGAGGACGAGGGGTTCCTCACCTCGGAGAAGCAGGACGGGAAGCGGGTCTACTCGGTCACCCCCGAGGGGGAGGCGTACCTGGCCGAACACGAGGAGAAGGTCAAGAAGATCGATGAGCGCATCCGCGAAGCCACGGAGAAGTTCTTCGGTCAGGACATGAAGAACCTGGTGGACTCGTTCTCCAAGCTGGCCGAAGAGACCTTCGAGGGAGCATTCAAGTGGACCGAGGACGCGGACTTCATGGGCCACGTCAAGGAGATCCTGGACTCCGCCTCGGAGCGCATCGAGGAAGCGCGCGGCGCCGCCCGGGAAGCGCGCCGCGCTGCGCGTGACGCCAGCCGCGCCGCTCGGGAGGCCGCCCGCGAGGCGGCGCGCGGTGCCAAGGAGGCCGCCTGGGAAGCGGCGCGGGAGGCCCAGCAGGCCGCCCAGCGCGCCCGCGACGCGGCCCGGGAGGCTGCCGAGGCACGACGGGCTGCCGCGAGCGAGCAGGGCACTCCCCCCGAGGAGGAAGGCGCGCCGGCCTGA
- the msrP gene encoding protein-methionine-sulfoxide reductase catalytic subunit MsrP: MLIRTSKGIPSSEITPRGLYVDRRDFLKVGAGALVAAGALEHLVGPETLAAQQVPAGIGVPLLREGQEPVLRNGRGAFAGFKDEQGDTLTPYDDVTSYNNFYEFGTGKGDPAKNAGPFQPKPWTLEVGGLVAKPGSYGLEEFLKPARMEDRIYRHRCVEAWSMVIPWRGVPLKDILARVEPTPAARYVRFETVVRPSEMVGQRRPILDWPYVEGLRLDEAMHPLTLMVTGVYGEDLLNQNGAPLRLVVPWKYGFKGVKSIVKMDLVAEQPLNTWQVQNAREYGFFANVNPEVDHPRWSQARERRIGELRRRPTLMLNGYAEQVGQLYAGMDARRLY, encoded by the coding sequence ATGCTGATCCGGACCTCCAAGGGAATCCCTTCGTCGGAGATCACTCCCCGTGGCCTCTATGTCGACCGCCGCGACTTCCTGAAGGTCGGCGCGGGCGCGCTGGTCGCGGCAGGTGCGCTCGAACATCTGGTCGGGCCGGAGACCCTTGCCGCGCAACAGGTGCCGGCCGGTATTGGGGTTCCTCTCCTCCGCGAAGGCCAAGAGCCGGTTCTGCGAAACGGGCGTGGGGCGTTCGCAGGGTTCAAGGACGAGCAGGGTGATACGCTCACGCCGTACGACGACGTGACGAGCTACAACAACTTCTACGAATTCGGCACCGGCAAGGGCGATCCCGCCAAGAACGCGGGTCCTTTCCAGCCCAAGCCCTGGACGCTCGAAGTCGGTGGCCTGGTGGCCAAGCCGGGCTCCTACGGGCTGGAGGAGTTCCTCAAGCCGGCCAGGATGGAAGACCGGATCTACCGCCACCGCTGCGTGGAGGCCTGGTCGATGGTGATCCCCTGGAGGGGGGTCCCGTTGAAGGACATCCTCGCGCGGGTGGAGCCCACGCCCGCAGCGCGATATGTGCGATTCGAGACTGTGGTGCGTCCGTCGGAGATGGTGGGGCAGCGCCGCCCGATCCTGGATTGGCCCTACGTGGAGGGACTTCGTCTCGACGAAGCCATGCATCCGTTGACGCTGATGGTGACCGGGGTCTACGGAGAGGACCTGCTCAACCAGAATGGGGCGCCGCTCCGGCTGGTGGTGCCATGGAAGTACGGGTTCAAGGGTGTGAAGTCGATCGTGAAGATGGACCTCGTCGCGGAGCAGCCTCTGAACACGTGGCAGGTGCAAAACGCCCGTGAATACGGCTTCTTCGCCAACGTGAATCCGGAGGTCGACCATCCCCGTTGGAGTCAGGCTCGGGAGCGCCGCATCGGCGAGCTCCGCCGCCGGCCCACGTTGATGCTCAACGGGTACGCCGAGCAGGTGGGCCAACTCTACGCCGGCATGGATGCGCGGCGCCTCTACTGA
- a CDS encoding PQQ-dependent sugar dehydrogenase: MRLHRTRTRSRLRLAIATLLSGTAACGNPSDPPPLESGLALEEVARGLEAPVFLTGLAGDPRLFVVEQPGRVRIVRDGQLEPGAFLDIAARVGSGGERGLLSIAFAPDYSTSGHVFVYYTNTAGDTRVARFERAADPDRLDPASERVYLQLDQPFSNHNGGQLAFGPDGYLYIGLGDGGSGGDPLNSGQDTSTLLGSILRIDVSSPPPYHIPPDNPLVGEAGARPEIWAWGLRNPWRFSFDAPSSTLYIGDVGQNQWEEIDARPVSEGGLNYGWRIREGLECFAAAGCATQDLVDPVVVYSHSEGCSVTGGYVYRGARIPSLQGRYLYGDYCGGWIRSFLLSGGVATEQRQLDLPEVPNLSSFGIDAAGEVYALSLSGLVYRIAPAP; the protein is encoded by the coding sequence GTGCGGCTGCACCGCACGCGGACCCGGAGCCGGCTCCGCCTGGCGATCGCCACCCTCCTTTCCGGCACCGCCGCCTGCGGGAACCCCTCCGACCCACCGCCCCTGGAGAGCGGACTGGCCTTGGAGGAGGTGGCCAGGGGCCTCGAGGCACCGGTGTTCCTCACCGGCCTCGCCGGCGATCCCCGCCTGTTCGTGGTGGAGCAGCCCGGGCGCGTCCGCATCGTCCGCGATGGGCAGCTCGAGCCCGGGGCCTTCCTCGACATCGCCGCCCGCGTGGGGTCGGGGGGAGAGCGGGGCCTGCTCTCCATCGCCTTCGCGCCCGACTACTCGACCTCGGGCCACGTGTTCGTCTACTACACGAACACGGCCGGCGACACGCGCGTGGCGCGCTTCGAGCGTGCAGCCGACCCCGATCGCCTGGACCCCGCGTCCGAACGCGTGTACCTGCAACTCGACCAACCGTTCAGCAACCACAACGGAGGCCAACTGGCTTTCGGTCCCGACGGATACCTCTACATCGGTCTGGGAGACGGCGGCAGCGGCGGCGATCCCCTGAACTCGGGACAGGATACCAGCACACTCCTGGGCTCCATTCTGCGCATCGATGTCTCCTCCCCACCGCCCTACCATATTCCGCCAGACAACCCCTTGGTAGGCGAGGCAGGTGCGCGCCCCGAGATCTGGGCCTGGGGGCTCCGCAATCCGTGGCGGTTCTCGTTCGATGCTCCGAGCTCGACGCTGTACATCGGTGACGTAGGCCAGAACCAATGGGAGGAGATCGATGCGCGCCCCGTCTCCGAGGGGGGCTTGAACTACGGGTGGCGCATCCGCGAGGGACTCGAGTGCTTCGCAGCCGCGGGCTGCGCCACCCAGGACCTCGTCGATCCGGTGGTCGTCTACTCCCACTCCGAGGGGTGCTCCGTCACGGGAGGCTACGTCTATCGGGGCGCACGCATCCCCTCCCTCCAGGGACGCTATCTCTACGGGGACTACTGTGGCGGCTGGATTCGCAGCTTCCTGTTGTCCGGGGGCGTGGCCACGGAGCAGCGACAGCTCGACCTGCCTGAGGTCCCCAATCTCTCCTCGTTCGGCATCGACGCCGCCGGCGAGGTCTACGCGCTGAGCTTGAGTGGGCTCGTCTACCGTATCGCTCCGGCACCCTAG
- a CDS encoding YajQ family cyclic di-GMP-binding protein encodes MAETYSFDVTTGVDLQEVDNAVNQALKEIAQRFDFKGTQCTIELDRKEGALKLEADDEYRLEALLGVLKERMVRRQVPVRNLDPGNVDAGSLGRARQVIRLKQGIPSDTAKEIAKDIRDLKLKKVQAQIQGDQLRVQSPSRDSLQEVIAFLKGKDYGVELTFGNYR; translated from the coding sequence ATGGCCGAGACCTACTCTTTCGACGTGACGACCGGAGTCGACCTGCAGGAGGTCGACAACGCCGTCAACCAGGCCCTCAAGGAAATCGCCCAGCGCTTCGACTTCAAGGGCACCCAGTGCACCATCGAGCTCGATCGCAAGGAAGGCGCGCTCAAGCTCGAGGCCGACGACGAGTACCGCCTGGAGGCATTGCTGGGCGTGCTCAAGGAGCGCATGGTGCGTCGCCAGGTTCCCGTGCGGAACCTCGATCCAGGGAACGTCGACGCAGGCTCCCTGGGCCGCGCCCGCCAAGTCATCCGACTCAAGCAGGGCATCCCCTCCGATACCGCCAAGGAGATCGCCAAGGACATCCGCGATCTGAAGCTGAAGAAGGTGCAGGCGCAGATCCAGGGCGATCAGCTTCGCGTGCAGAGCCCCTCCCGCGATTCACTGCAGGAGGTGATCGCGTTCCTCAAGGGCAAGGACTACGGGGTCGAGCTGACCTTCGGGAACTACCGCTGA
- a CDS encoding cytochrome c, with amino-acid sequence MTPGSSARCPSPCLALVLLAGLAGCASGTPANTGPAQPSAPTATPAAAQPAVTGANAGIYTARQADRGQEQFDVSCSECHATSEFRGRQFMFSWGRRSVGDLFRHIVDNMPEDNPGSLTAQQYVDVVAYILELNDFPKGDVELPPDEDVLRTHRMTSTNDR; translated from the coding sequence ATGACGCCTGGATCCTCCGCGCGCTGCCCCTCCCCCTGTCTTGCCTTGGTCCTGCTCGCCGGTCTCGCGGGGTGCGCGTCCGGCACGCCCGCCAATACCGGCCCCGCCCAGCCCTCGGCGCCGACCGCGACGCCGGCGGCGGCCCAGCCCGCGGTGACCGGTGCGAATGCCGGGATCTACACGGCCCGTCAAGCCGACCGCGGCCAGGAGCAGTTCGACGTCTCCTGCTCGGAATGTCACGCCACCTCCGAGTTCCGAGGTCGTCAGTTCATGTTCTCCTGGGGTCGGCGGTCGGTGGGCGACCTCTTTCGCCATATCGTCGACAACATGCCCGAGGACAATCCAGGGAGCCTCACCGCGCAGCAGTATGTCGACGTCGTCGCCTACATCCTGGAGCTGAACGACTTCCCCAAGGGTGACGTGGAGCTCCCGCCCGACGAAGACGTCCTGCGCACGCATCGCATGACGTCGACCAACGATCGCTAG
- a CDS encoding choice-of-anchor D domain-containing protein — MIPSLASRARCWSALAVTALALGCDAVTVQAPLVVSVEVVPASVTLAVGESRQLQAVVRDEDGSPLSASSIDWSSTAPGVAAVSASGTVSGIAVGAATIQARVGGVTGSAQVTVSSAAGFQVDSSSVAFTAAVGGSTSGPKAVVISATGAVQANGLQAAVGYDAGQPAGWLTAGLSSTTTPALLTLTANGGSLPPGDYGASVEISAPGYAPTGVRVTLSVRGSATQIQLDRTAVGFQAVRGGAVPVPQTVQVTNGGSGTLSGLTTSIDFGTGPSGWLSARLGATTAPTALTLTANQSGLAAGTYRATVRVEAAGAANSPQTVDVTFSVTTAGGAPQIGLSADSVTFAWSVGTSTPSPQNVSVTNLGGGTLSGLQTAVSYAPGQPTGWLVASLASAAAPTTLQLSVVPGALGAGVYEASVEVVAGVASNSPQFLRVRFTITSGPLIALSTDTLSFSAIQGAGNPTARTVSVSNAGTGTLSGLSVPVSYTPGQPTGWLSASLSGTSAPTTVTVSAATGSLPAGTYTATVNVTAAGANNSPQPVTVTFIVLTPAPSISLNPTSVSFAGVAGLANPAAQTVSVTNGGGQPLTGLAVGSITYGSGASGWLAASLSGTTAPATLTLTPNTAGLAAGTYTATVPVTSPVALTRSVSVTLTLAAPPTIGVSLPALTFNGTQGSANPPSQSVSITNTGGSTLDGLSTSISYASTSGWLTASLSGTAAPATLTVTAALGSLPAGTYNATINVASTAAGVTNSPQAIAVAFVVTQPPPAIGLSPSSLTFSHTQNSGQPAAQTVNVTNTVPGSTPLSGLTLGTVNYGSGANGWLDVTLNGTTAPTTITVQPNTSGLTAGTYTASFTVSSTAATNSPQTVSVSYVVANPPSIVLSTSTPLEFQALEGGASPASQTVAVTNGGGGQLTGLSTSVSYGAGQPTGWLSAPVAPTTAPATITLSATTGALSAGTYNATVSVSSTAPGVTNSPQVIAVTFVVSPPPPAIGLSTGSLSFSTPQNTGIPAQKTVSITNTGGQTLSGLAASVSYQQGSGWLKAPVLTSSTAPADLQVQPSTDALPPGTYNATISVTAPGASNSPQTVAVQYTVTAPPSIALSRTSVSFAAIQGGSNPADETVSVTNGGTGTLNGLSVSGGATWLTASISPTTAPATVTLKADVGGLTPGTYNATVQVASTATGVTNSPRTINVAFTVTPPPTIVISKGASQITVQQGQSGSDQVSITELNGNPMPGITTSVTYVTGGGWLNPVLSSTSAPSTLTLNVSSGSLAPGSYAATVFIEVAGATNTPRDVQVVMVVEPPPTIAVSDISKTFTDAVGTGSHTQTIDITNSGAGGVNGLSGLSANISYTGGGATGWLSTSLTSTTSPSTLSLTVDTNVAGLAAGTTYTANVVIASTTPGAAPVTVLVTFTP, encoded by the coding sequence ATGATCCCCTCCCTCGCTTCACGAGCCCGTTGCTGGAGTGCCCTGGCCGTCACGGCGCTGGCATTGGGCTGCGACGCGGTGACCGTCCAGGCGCCGCTGGTGGTGTCCGTGGAGGTGGTGCCCGCGTCCGTCACGCTGGCGGTGGGAGAGAGCCGGCAGTTGCAGGCGGTGGTGCGTGACGAGGACGGCAGCCCTCTCTCGGCCAGCTCCATCGACTGGAGCAGCACCGCGCCCGGCGTGGCGGCGGTATCGGCGTCAGGGACCGTGAGCGGCATCGCGGTGGGCGCCGCCACCATCCAGGCTCGCGTCGGTGGGGTGACGGGATCCGCTCAGGTGACCGTAAGCAGCGCTGCCGGCTTCCAGGTGGACAGTTCCTCCGTTGCGTTCACCGCTGCGGTCGGCGGGTCGACCAGCGGACCCAAAGCAGTCGTCATCTCGGCCACGGGGGCTGTGCAGGCGAACGGACTGCAGGCGGCCGTTGGTTACGACGCCGGGCAGCCGGCGGGGTGGCTGACAGCAGGGTTGTCCTCCACCACCACACCGGCGCTCCTCACGTTGACCGCGAACGGCGGATCGCTGCCTCCAGGCGACTATGGCGCGTCCGTGGAGATCTCGGCTCCCGGGTATGCGCCCACGGGTGTGCGCGTGACGCTTTCGGTGCGTGGCTCCGCAACGCAGATCCAGCTCGATCGCACTGCAGTGGGATTCCAGGCGGTGCGTGGCGGGGCGGTGCCGGTGCCGCAGACCGTGCAGGTCACCAATGGAGGCTCGGGCACCCTGAGTGGTCTGACCACCTCCATCGACTTCGGGACGGGTCCGTCCGGGTGGCTCAGCGCGCGCCTGGGCGCGACGACCGCGCCGACGGCGCTGACCCTTACAGCGAACCAGTCGGGACTGGCGGCCGGTACATACCGGGCCACCGTGCGGGTCGAAGCAGCGGGAGCGGCCAATTCGCCACAAACCGTCGACGTGACGTTCTCGGTGACGACCGCCGGTGGCGCACCGCAGATCGGCCTGTCGGCCGACTCCGTGACCTTCGCCTGGTCAGTCGGGACCTCGACACCGTCTCCCCAGAACGTCTCGGTCACCAACCTGGGTGGAGGGACGCTGTCGGGGCTGCAGACCGCGGTCTCCTACGCACCGGGTCAGCCCACCGGTTGGTTGGTGGCGTCCCTGGCATCGGCGGCGGCGCCGACCACGCTGCAGCTTTCCGTGGTGCCGGGCGCCCTGGGGGCTGGCGTCTACGAAGCCAGCGTGGAGGTCGTCGCGGGCGTGGCGTCCAACTCTCCCCAGTTCCTGCGGGTGCGGTTCACCATCACGTCGGGGCCGCTGATCGCGCTCTCGACGGACACACTGAGCTTCAGCGCCATCCAGGGGGCCGGCAATCCGACCGCGCGCACCGTGTCGGTGAGCAACGCCGGGACGGGCACGCTGAGCGGGCTGAGCGTTCCCGTCAGCTACACGCCGGGGCAGCCCACCGGATGGTTGTCCGCGTCCCTGAGCGGCACCAGCGCGCCCACCACCGTGACGGTCTCCGCTGCCACGGGCTCGCTGCCCGCGGGGACCTACACGGCGACGGTCAACGTGACCGCCGCCGGCGCGAACAACTCGCCGCAGCCGGTGACCGTCACCTTCATCGTGTTGACACCGGCGCCGTCGATCTCGCTGAACCCCACCAGCGTGTCGTTCGCCGGCGTGGCGGGCCTGGCCAATCCGGCGGCGCAAACGGTGAGCGTCACCAACGGCGGGGGACAGCCCCTCACCGGGCTGGCGGTGGGCTCGATCACGTACGGAAGCGGTGCTTCCGGATGGCTGGCGGCGAGCTTGTCCGGGACCACGGCGCCCGCCACGCTGACGCTGACGCCCAACACGGCCGGGCTCGCGGCAGGGACCTACACAGCGACCGTTCCCGTCACGTCGCCGGTGGCGCTCACGCGTTCGGTGTCCGTGACGTTGACGTTGGCGGCGCCGCCGACCATCGGCGTGAGCCTCCCGGCGCTGACGTTCAACGGGACCCAGGGCAGCGCCAATCCGCCCAGCCAGAGCGTGAGCATCACCAACACGGGTGGTTCGACCCTGGACGGGTTGAGCACGAGCATCAGCTATGCGAGCACCTCTGGGTGGCTCACGGCATCGCTCTCCGGCACCGCTGCGCCCGCGACGCTGACCGTGACGGCGGCGCTGGGCTCACTGCCCGCGGGCACCTACAACGCCACCATCAACGTCGCATCCACGGCGGCCGGCGTGACCAATTCGCCGCAGGCGATCGCGGTGGCCTTCGTGGTGACGCAACCCCCGCCGGCCATCGGGCTGTCGCCTTCCTCTCTGACGTTCTCGCATACGCAGAACAGCGGACAACCGGCGGCGCAGACCGTGAATGTGACCAACACCGTGCCGGGCAGCACCCCGCTCAGCGGGCTGACGCTGGGGACGGTCAATTACGGGTCGGGCGCCAACGGGTGGTTGGACGTCACCCTGAACGGGACGACGGCGCCCACCACCATCACGGTGCAGCCGAACACCTCGGGACTCACTGCAGGAACATACACGGCTAGCTTCACCGTGAGTTCAACCGCGGCGACCAACAGCCCTCAGACGGTATCGGTGAGCTACGTGGTGGCCAACCCGCCCAGCATCGTACTGTCAACGAGCACGCCGCTTGAATTCCAGGCGTTGGAGGGTGGGGCCAGTCCAGCCTCGCAGACCGTCGCGGTGACCAACGGTGGGGGCGGGCAACTCACCGGACTGAGCACGTCGGTCAGCTACGGTGCCGGCCAGCCCACCGGATGGCTGTCCGCTCCGGTCGCGCCCACGACGGCGCCCGCTACCATCACGCTCTCGGCCACCACCGGGGCGCTCAGCGCGGGAACCTACAACGCCACGGTATCCGTCAGCTCCACGGCGCCCGGTGTGACCAACAGCCCGCAGGTCATCGCGGTCACGTTCGTGGTGTCGCCGCCGCCGCCGGCCATCGGCCTGAGCACGGGCTCGCTGTCGTTCAGCACGCCGCAGAACACGGGCATTCCCGCGCAGAAGACGGTGTCGATCACCAATACCGGTGGCCAGACGCTCAGCGGGTTGGCGGCGAGCGTCTCCTACCAGCAGGGGAGCGGCTGGCTGAAGGCTCCCGTGCTCACGAGCAGCACCGCACCCGCGGACCTGCAGGTACAGCCCAGCACGGACGCGCTACCGCCCGGTACTTACAACGCCACCATCTCGGTGACCGCTCCGGGGGCCAGCAACAGCCCACAAACGGTGGCGGTGCAGTACACGGTGACCGCGCCGCCTTCGATCGCGCTGTCGCGGACGAGCGTCTCGTTCGCGGCCATCCAGGGCGGGAGCAACCCGGCCGATGAGACCGTGAGCGTGACCAACGGTGGAACCGGCACGCTCAACGGGCTGTCCGTCAGCGGCGGTGCAACTTGGCTGACCGCGTCGATCTCGCCCACGACGGCACCGGCCACCGTGACGTTGAAGGCCGATGTGGGCGGGCTCACGCCGGGTACGTACAACGCGACCGTGCAGGTCGCGTCGACGGCCACCGGCGTCACCAACAGCCCCCGCACCATCAACGTGGCGTTCACCGTGACGCCGCCGCCTACGATCGTGATCAGCAAGGGCGCCTCGCAGATCACCGTGCAACAGGGCCAGAGCGGCTCAGACCAGGTGTCGATCACGGAGCTGAACGGCAATCCCATGCCAGGCATCACCACCAGCGTCACGTACGTCACAGGAGGTGGCTGGCTGAATCCCGTGCTTTCGTCCACGTCGGCACCCTCGACGCTCACCCTGAACGTCTCGTCTGGCAGTCTCGCTCCCGGTAGCTACGCGGCCACGGTGTTCATCGAGGTGGCCGGGGCCACCAACACGCCCAGGGACGTCCAGGTGGTGATGGTGGTCGAACCGCCGCCGACGATTGCGGTGAGCGACATCTCCAAGACGTTCACGGACGCGGTCGGCACAGGTTCACACACGCAGACCATCGACATCACCAACTCCGGGGCGGGCGGAGTCAACGGGTTGTCCGGCTTGTCGGCGAACATCAGCTACACGGGGGGCGGCGCGACCGGCTGGCTCTCCACGAGTCTGACGTCCACCACGAGCCCGTCGACGCTTTCGCTCACGGTCGACACGAACGTCGCGGGTCTCGCCGCGGGAACGACCTACACGGCCAATGTCGTGATCGCATCCACGACACCGGGGGCCGCGCCCGTCACCGTGCTCGTCACCTTCACTCCCTGA
- a CDS encoding protein-methionine-sulfoxide reductase heme-binding subunit MsrQ, with amino-acid sequence MNAKREARLVRGLVWTLGLFPFVLLALRVRREGLGANPIETLIEFSGHWALILLLVTLLVTPLRRISGRNSLVKARRPLGLFSFFYATLHMLTYLGLDQTFDWGFILEDVAKRPYITVGTAAFLILTALAVTSTQGWTRRLGRRWQKLHRLVYLAAPLVVIHYWWQVKADTRWPLVAALVFAGLMALRVLWRRPGPRASAGPTRREGPEVVVGV; translated from the coding sequence ATGAACGCCAAACGAGAAGCCCGTCTGGTCCGAGGTCTGGTCTGGACCCTGGGGTTGTTCCCGTTCGTGCTGCTCGCGTTGCGCGTACGCCGTGAGGGGCTGGGCGCCAACCCCATCGAGACGCTGATCGAGTTCAGCGGCCACTGGGCCCTGATCCTTCTGCTGGTGACCCTGCTGGTCACCCCACTGCGTCGCATCAGCGGGCGCAACTCCCTGGTCAAGGCGCGTCGGCCGCTCGGTCTGTTTTCGTTCTTCTACGCGACGCTGCACATGCTGACCTACCTGGGGCTCGACCAGACCTTCGACTGGGGATTCATCCTGGAAGACGTCGCCAAGCGCCCCTACATCACCGTGGGCACGGCGGCCTTTCTCATCCTCACGGCGTTGGCCGTGACCTCGACGCAGGGATGGACGCGGCGACTGGGACGTCGCTGGCAGAAGCTGCACCGGTTGGTATACCTGGCTGCTCCGCTCGTCGTGATCCACTACTGGTGGCAGGTGAAGGCCGATACCCGCTGGCCGCTGGTGGCGGCGCTGGTGTTCGCCGGACTGATGGCGCTCAGGGTGCTGTGGCGTCGCCCGGGGCCGCGCGCTTCGGCCGGGCCGACCCGCAGGGAGGGGCCGGAAGTGGTGGTGGGGGTCTAG
- a CDS encoding tetratricopeptide repeat protein, with translation MRSAGRSLLGACLALAVTAPLAAQQLPIKTAVPERTIGICPAIEAPDPGLVTEADRQEAARLTTSATQAAIIGDHQQARSLLRRAARLDPLDPDVAYLLARASDEVSDRQGALEEYCRYLSLAPESAESAEVQARVAELAPDPAAAYSEDAIRQFRLGVNSFQFGRAQGAEVAFTAAIEAAPEWPEAYYNRGLVYAQLGQTALATSNLERYLALAPEAEDAAAVRAALERLANPVARFSPGTALAAGVFPGGGHFYTGRPLIGAVVLGAVGGLVAFGVLSDDIVIECRSIPVNNVCPPGDIADQTSTRPYLAPALGVAGALTVITAIEAYRGAKRRNGDVSSLVSVDTEGGGGLRLGVPAVSVGPTGTRIELFRLQH, from the coding sequence TTGAGATCGGCTGGTCGAAGTCTTCTGGGCGCCTGCCTCGCTTTGGCGGTCACCGCACCCCTCGCGGCGCAGCAGCTCCCCATCAAGACCGCGGTGCCGGAGCGCACGATCGGCATCTGCCCCGCCATCGAGGCGCCCGACCCGGGTCTCGTGACGGAGGCCGACCGCCAGGAAGCCGCGCGCCTGACCACTTCGGCCACCCAGGCGGCCATCATCGGGGATCATCAGCAGGCGCGCTCCCTGCTCCGCCGTGCGGCCCGGCTCGACCCTCTGGACCCAGATGTCGCCTACCTGCTGGCTCGGGCCAGCGACGAGGTCTCCGACCGCCAGGGCGCGCTCGAGGAGTACTGTCGCTATCTGAGCCTGGCGCCCGAGTCGGCGGAGTCGGCCGAGGTGCAGGCCCGCGTAGCGGAGCTCGCTCCCGACCCGGCGGCCGCCTACTCCGAGGACGCCATCCGCCAGTTCCGCCTCGGAGTCAACAGCTTCCAGTTCGGCCGGGCCCAAGGGGCGGAGGTGGCCTTCACCGCTGCGATCGAAGCGGCTCCCGAATGGCCGGAGGCCTACTACAACCGGGGGCTGGTCTACGCGCAGCTGGGGCAGACCGCCCTGGCCACCAGCAACCTCGAACGCTACCTGGCGCTCGCTCCCGAGGCGGAAGACGCGGCCGCCGTACGCGCCGCCCTGGAGCGGCTGGCCAATCCGGTGGCTCGCTTCAGCCCGGGCACCGCCCTGGCCGCGGGGGTGTTCCCGGGCGGAGGTCACTTCTATACCGGAAGGCCGCTGATCGGGGCGGTGGTCCTGGGGGCCGTCGGTGGGTTGGTCGCCTTCGGAGTGCTCTCCGACGACATCGTGATCGAGTGCCGCTCGATCCCGGTGAACAACGTGTGTCCCCCGGGCGACATCGCCGATCAGACCAGCACCCGGCCCTATCTGGCTCCCGCGCTGGGAGTCGCCGGGGCGCTGACCGTGATTACCGCCATCGAGGCCTACCGCGGCGCGAAGCGGCGCAATGGCGACGTGAGCTCCCTGGTGTCGGTGGATACCGAAGGGGGAGGGGGGCTGAGGCTGGGGGTTCCAGCGGTCTCGGTCGGACCCACGGGAACGCGCATCGAGCTCTTCCGATTGCAGCACTGA
- a CDS encoding peptidylprolyl isomerase, which translates to MANRIARFDTTLGTFRIELFEDRAPLTTGNFISLVEKDFYDGVIFHRVIDGFMIQGGDPTGTGRGGPGHTIKDEFHKELRHDDAGILSMANAGPNSGGSQFFVTLAATPWLDGKHAVFGRVVDGMDVVRKIGSTPTGAGDRPRTDVVMEKVSLESAPE; encoded by the coding sequence GTGGCCAATCGCATCGCCCGCTTCGACACGACCCTCGGGACCTTCCGCATCGAGCTCTTCGAAGATCGGGCTCCCTTGACCACCGGAAACTTCATCAGCTTGGTGGAGAAGGACTTCTACGACGGCGTCATCTTCCACCGGGTGATCGACGGCTTCATGATCCAGGGCGGCGACCCCACGGGTACGGGTCGAGGTGGCCCGGGGCACACCATCAAGGACGAATTCCACAAGGAGCTGCGCCACGACGACGCAGGGATCCTCTCCATGGCCAACGCCGGGCCCAACAGCGGAGGATCCCAGTTCTTCGTCACCCTGGCCGCCACGCCCTGGCTGGACGGCAAGCATGCCGTCTTCGGGCGGGTCGTCGATGGAATGGACGTGGTGCGGAAGATCGGATCCACGCCCACGGGCGCGGGGGATCGGCCGCGCACCGACGTCGTCATGGAGAAGGTCAGCCTGGAAAGCGCCCCCGAGTGA